CACCGGGGTGATCAGCAGGATGTCCGCGAACGGAATAGGTTCGACCGCGATCGCGCCCGCCAGCAGCGCGGCGCTCTTAATGACCTCGTCGGCGTTCTCGTCCTGCGACCGCGCCGGATCGACATCGAAGTTGAAGTTGTCGAGCACCTGTTTCACCAAGGGCGGCAGCATGTGTGGAGTGTACGCCTACCCCACCCAGACGTATGAGGCGCAGGTGAATGACCGCCCACAGGCGCTTTGACCGATGACCAGCGCTTGTCCGGCATACGTCGGATCGGAAGCCTCGAGGGCAGGATGTCGATGGAAAGGGCCCAACAAATAGGACACGCCCAAGGGGGGGGGTGGCGTGTCCTGAGGAGGGAAGGATGAGGGTGTTGACCACCGCTCGAAGCACATCCTACAGAGTCTTGGCCAGAGGTTCCTGACAGGATGGCCAGCGTCCCTTCATTATCAGCGTCCTGTGAAGGTGCTGGTGGTCTTCGCACTTGGCATCACAGAGAATCAGCGCTTCCAGCGGGGCCCTTCCTTGGTGTCCTCGACCGTCACGCCGACGCCAGCGAGCGTGTCGCGCAGCGTATCCGCCTCGGCATACTGCTTGGTCAGGCGGTAGTTCTGCCGGGCCTTCAAGACCAGCGTCATCAGAGCGTCCACGACCGGCGCGTCGTCCTGTCCGCGTGGCGTGGAGGCGTCGCCCGCGAAGAGGCCCAGCACGCCACCGCCCAGCGACAGGTAGGCGTTCCGCACGCGCTCCAGCGTCTCACGGCCGGGCGTCCCCGCATTCAGCGCCGCGTTCACGTCAGTGGTCAGGCCGAACAGGGCGGCCACGGCCTTGGGCGTGTTGAAATCGTCGCGCATGGCGTCCTCGAAGGCCTGCACGTGCCCGGCAATCTTCGCGTCCAGTGCGGCGTCCTGCCCGGCGGGGGCCGCTTTCAGGCGCCGCTCGACTTCGCCCAGCGTCTCGGCCAGACGGCGGTAGCCGTTGCGGGCGCCCTCGAAGGCCTCCTGACTGAACTCGGTGACCGAGCGGTAGTGGCTGCCCACCAGCAGGAAACGCACCACCATCGGGTCGTGCTGCTCAAGCACGTCCTGGATGGTCGTGAAGTTCCCCTTGCTCTTGCTCATCTTCTCGCCACCGATGGTCAGCATGTTGTTGTGCATCCAGTAGCGTGCAAAGGGGTGCCCGGCCGCCTCGGCCTGCGCGATCTCGGCCTCGTGGTGCGGGAACTGCAGGTCCAGGCCGCCGCCGTGGATGTCGAAGCCCTCGCCCAGGTACTTCAGGCTCATGGCCGAGCACTCGATGTGCCAGCCGGGAAAGCCCACGCCCCACGGCGAGTCCCAGCGCATGATGTGCTCCGGCCCGGCGTTCTTCCACAGCGCGAAATCACGCGGGTCACGCTTCTCCTCGCGCACGGCCTCGCGGGTGCCCTCCTCCTGGTCGTCCAGTTTGCGGCCTGAGAGCTTGCCGTATTCTGGCCAGCTCCTCACGTCGAAGTACACGCTGCCCGCCGACTCGTACGCGTGGCCATTCTCGATCAGTTCCTCGATCAGCTTGATCTGCTCGCCGATGTGCCCGGTGGCGCGCGGGTTAATGCTGGGCTTGAGGATGTTCAGGGCGTCCATGTCCTTTACGAACGACCAGAAGTACTTGTCGGCG
The Deinococcus sp. KSM4-11 DNA segment above includes these coding regions:
- the cysS gene encoding cysteine--tRNA ligase; protein product: MTRTSETLQTTGRSPDPNIVLYDTMQRRKVTFVPSTPGRVGMYLCGPTVYSDAHLGHAKKEVAFDVIRRALMHFGYAVRYVANITDVGHLQNDSDDGEDKIARRAALEQLEPMEVADKYFWSFVKDMDALNILKPSINPRATGHIGEQIKLIEELIENGHAYESAGSVYFDVRSWPEYGKLSGRKLDDQEEGTREAVREEKRDPRDFALWKNAGPEHIMRWDSPWGVGFPGWHIECSAMSLKYLGEGFDIHGGGLDLQFPHHEAEIAQAEAAGHPFARYWMHNNMLTIGGEKMSKSKGNFTTIQDVLEQHDPMVVRFLLVGSHYRSVTEFSQEAFEGARNGYRRLAETLGEVERRLKAAPAGQDAALDAKIAGHVQAFEDAMRDDFNTPKAVAALFGLTTDVNAALNAGTPGRETLERVRNAYLSLGGGVLGLFAGDASTPRGQDDAPVVDALMTLVLKARQNYRLTKQYAEADTLRDTLAGVGVTVEDTKEGPRWKR